GCGCCTTTGCGTGAGATTTCCTCACCCAATTCATTCGCAAAACTTTTCCAGCGATTCTCTAATATCGCTCAAAATATCTGCCGCCATCGCACCATCAATTACCCGATGGTCAAAAGTCATACTCAAACGCATCACAGGAGCAATTTTAATTTCCTCCTTTTGTACAACAGCCTGCGATTGAATTTGTCCCAATCCAAAAGTGAGTGTAGTTCCTCCTACCGAAAAAAAGCTGTTAATTGATTTGTGGCCGAGTGAAGAAACCGAGAATGTACCCAGGCGGCTTCTCCGTCTTTTTAAATCGGCAAGAATCAAACCAAATATCAATTCTGCTAAGAACAAAGGAAGTTTTTGTAACTTTTTCAGAGCAGCGTATTCCTGAATATTATCAAAATCATTTAATTTGTAATAATCAATGGTGTTTTGAATTCCTTGTAAAGAAATTTGGTTAGCATGAGGAATTAAACCAGGAAGAACTACACGCTGCTCACCTATTTTTTTGTCCAAAGCAAACTTTGCGCTTACAGTATCAGACTGCGCTAACTTCGGTAATAATCCCCCTAAAAGACTGCTATTAGCTTCTGGATATTTAGAGAGAACTCGTGCAGCCGCATAGATAAAATAAGTGATGATGCTCAATTTAGTTTGTGCCAGTGTAGCCGAACCTTCTCGTAAATTGAGAATTTTCGTCATGTCTACATCTGTATCTATAAAAACAGGACTGCAAGCTCTGGCATAGTTTAAAAAAGCAAAGGTATGTTTCCGTTCATTGGGAAAAGGCAGAATGTTAATCATAAAGGTTGAATATTCTTGCTTACTGAATAGACTCGTAAATGTCTTTGATATTACGTGCTTGCAGCATAGATAAAACAGAGACTTTCTTACCTGTGCGGATTTCAATCGAAGTAATCAAACGCAATAGACCAAGAGAATCCCAGCCTCCTAATTGATCAAAAGGAGTATTAATATCTTGTTCGGCAATCGGTAATTCTAGTACGTCTTGAATGAGATAAACCAAATCTGTAACGTTATTCACGAGTAAAACTCCTG
The Nostoc punctiforme PCC 73102 genome window above contains:
- a CDS encoding 2-oxo acid dehydrogenase subunit E2 translates to MINILPFPNERKHTFAFLNYARACSPVFIDTDVDMTKILNLREGSATLAQTKLSIITYFIYAAARVLSKYPEANSSLLGGLLPKLAQSDTVSAKFALDKKIGEQRVVLPGLIPHANQISLQGIQNTIDYYKLNDFDNIQEYAALKKLQKLPLFLAELIFGLILADLKRRRSRLGTFSVSSLGHKSINSFFSVGGTTLTFGLGQIQSQAVVQKEEIKIAPVMRLSMTFDHRVIDGAMAADILSDIRESLEKFCE
- a CDS encoding acyl carrier protein — its product is MNNVTDLVYLIQDVLELPIAEQDINTPFDQLGGWDSLGLLRLITSIEIRTGKKVSVLSMLQARNIKDIYESIQ